DNA sequence from the Ramlibacter agri genome:
GGTGTCGCTGCCGGTGGCGATGGCCGCGCCGATGATGCACAAGCACTGAACTTCCCGGCCCCGCCGGGCTGGGGTAAGCTGCCCCCATCACCATCCACGAGGAGATGCGCCATGGCGGACGACCCCAGCAGCGGCGCCTTCGGTTTCGGCAAGTTCGTGCCGGGCTTCGACTTCCTGCAGAACCTGGCCAAGGGCGCCTCGCAAGCGGTGCCGCAGATGCCCAACCTCTCCAGCTGGGTCGCGCCGACGCTGAACGTCGAGGAACTGGAGAAACGCATCTCCGAGCTGCGCGCCGTGCACTTCTGGCTGGACCAGAACAGCAAGGCGCTCGCCGCCACCATCCAGGCGCTGGAAGTGCAGAAGATGACGCTGGCCACCTTGAAGGGCATGAACTTCAGCATGGGTGAACTGGCTGAAGCGCTGAAGCTGAAGCCGCTCGAGCCGCTGAAGCAGACGCCGCCGCCGGAGGCCGCGAAGCCCGCGCGAGCCAGGCCCGAGCCCGAGCCCAAGGTGAAAGCCGCCAAAGGCAACGGCAGCGCCGGCGCCGCGCCGGTCGATCCGCTGCAGTGGTGGGGCGCGCTCACGCAGCAGTTCCAGGAGATCGCGGCCAATGCGATGAAGGACGTGGCCGCCGCCACCGAAAGCACGCGCAAGGAAGCGAAGGCCGCACCGGCCGCGAAGGCTGCGGCGAAGAAGGCTCCGGCGCGCCGCCCCCCCGCGCGCAAGTCCGCGAGCGCATGACGGAGCCGGCCTTGAAGCTCTTTCCCTTCGGCCACGCCACGCACCCGCAGTGGCAGATGGCCGCCGGCCTGGTGCTGGCGCAGTTGCGCGCGCAGATGGCGCTGCCCGACTACGCCTCCTCACCCACGCTGGGGCTGCTGTACATCACGGACCACTACGCGTCCTCGGCGCAGGAGATCCTGGACCACGTGAGCGCGGAGCTGCCGGAAGTCACC
Encoded proteins:
- a CDS encoding PhaM family polyhydroxyalkanoate granule multifunctional regulatory protein, which gives rise to MADDPSSGAFGFGKFVPGFDFLQNLAKGASQAVPQMPNLSSWVAPTLNVEELEKRISELRAVHFWLDQNSKALAATIQALEVQKMTLATLKGMNFSMGELAEALKLKPLEPLKQTPPPEAAKPARARPEPEPKVKAAKGNGSAGAAPVDPLQWWGALTQQFQEIAANAMKDVAAATESTRKEAKAAPAAKAAAKKAPARRPPARKSASA